A region of the Leptospiraceae bacterium genome:
TAGAAGCGTTGCTCGTAACAATATTTCCACTAGAGTTAGGGAAAGAAGCTGTAATCGTGCTACTTCCTTGTGAAAGACCAGTCGCTAGACCAATGCTTCCTGTTGAGTTTCCTACGTTCACTTGTGAAGGAGAGCCTGATGTCCAACTAACTAAAGAAGTGATATCTTGTTTGGTTCCGTCTGAATAAACACCGACTGCATAGTATTGTTTTGTAGTTCCCTTTGCAACAGTAAATGGACCAGAAGAAGCAGGTAAGCCTGTTCCTGAATTAATTCCATTTCCAATAGAAATCGATACTAACGTTGCCGATGTTACAGTAAGATTTGCAGTTGCGGATTTTCCACCGATTGCTGCTGTAATAGTCGCTGCACCAGCCGCAATCCCTCTTGCGATACCACCAGTCGTTGAAGAAGTATCAACTGTTCCGAACGATGTATTAGAAGATGTCCAAACTGCAGTTTTTGTTACGTCTGCTGTTGAACCATCGGAATAAGTAGCTGTAGCTGTAAATTGAGTTGTCGTTCCTTTTGCAATTGTTTTTGTAGAAGGGCTTACTGTGATTGAGGATACAGTTAGAGAGTTAATAGTAACTGCTTTAGATCCTGTTACACCGATGTAAGTTGCTTGCACATTTACAGAGCCAGCATTTACAGCAGTAAAGAAACCTTTGCTATCTTGAGCGTCACTGATAACTGCGTTAGCAGAGCTACTAAGAGACCAAGTAGTTTGTGTTGTAATATCAGAAGAAGTTCCATCATCATAAATAGCACTTGCTACATAATTTGTAGTGCTTCCTGCTCCAATCGATGCTACACCAGTTACTGTAATCGAAACGATTTTTGCATTTTTTAATTGTGTAGTAGTAGTTGCAGCACCACCGTTGGTTACGGTTGGGAAATTGGCTGGAGTAATCAATGTAGCAGTAATCGTTGCTGTTGCTGCTGTACTTCCGCCTGTTCCTAAACCGGTAGTAGAATCAATGGCAACGCTGTTTGTAGCACTAGAAGACCAACTAACAAGAGAAGAGATGTCTTGTTTTGTTCCATCAGAAAAAATACCAGTCGCTACGTATTGTGCTGTTCCACCTGGGACTAAACTAGGAATGCTAGTGATTTGAATGGATGAAAGATTAGCACTAGTTACATTTAAATTTGCATCACCAGAAATTGATCCAAAGGTAGCATTGACTTTTGCAGGAGTTCCGGCTGACGTTGCTGTGGAGCCTAAGAATCTACCTTTTTTGGAAGCAACCGTAGATACCTTGTCTGTTTCCGATTTTACAGTCCAAGTGCTTTCTGTAGAAATATTTTTAGTGGTTCCATCAGAATAAACTGCAGGCGCTATGTAATTAGCATGTGTATTTTTAGCGATAGACTGATCACCCGGTGTTACCTGAATTTGTGTGAGGGTCGCCCCCGTTACGTTAGTAGACGGTGAATCAGTCTGTAAAGGTGCACCCGTTGTATTGTTAGAAGAAAAAGGTAAATACTTTTTCTCCTTCTTAGAACAGCCTGCCGTAAAAAGCAGGGCTGTAACCAATAAAAAAATTATTTTTTTCATGACTCTCTTATCTCCATTTTATCTAACTCAATTTGACGTAATCTTTTAAAACATTCTTGTGAGGCATTGTACACAAAACAAAAAAAACCCTCTTCCTTGTCCTTCGGCTCCGCTCAGGAATCGAATTGGAAAGAAAGAGGGGTTAATTTGTATTAACCTCGATCACCCTGATTTTATTCAGGGTGATTTGATATTAACTATGTTTACGGTTTTTCCAAATTCTTCCTGCTAAGATTGCTCCTACAAGAAGTGCAATAGCTGCAGCAGTTCCTCTTGCTGTATCACTCTTTGCAGTCTTTGAAATATACGCTAGCAAGTTGCTGTCGCTAATTTTTGCGGAAGCTACCTGTGCGCTACTGTTCCATTGATATTCTACAGTGATTGTATCACCTGCCGTAGGATAGGCAGTTCCTGAGAATACGATTGTTTTTGTTGCAGAATTGTATGCCCAACCATTCGTTGCATCTTGCGTAACAGCAGTTCCATTTTTCTTAACAACGATTGTTGAAGAAATTGGAGTTTTTGTTAGCACATAGATACTTGCACTACCTGCTGCTTGTGTTGCGATGTTATCCAAAATTGCCGTATAATCATTGCTACAAATAGTAGAAGAAGAGCCACCAGTTGCTAAGGCAAGGTTGTAATACTTGGTGTCAGTGTTGTTGCCATTATCAGCCGATGTTCCTGTTCCAGAACATTTACCAGGCTGACCTATCGCTATGCCAACATTGGCAACAGAGCCATCGTGAATACCTGAAACAGTGTAAACTTTATAGCCATTTGTCACAAAAGTATTACTAGCTGTATTGAAGGTTGTAGAAGGCGCATTTGCACCTGCTTTGTTAGCCATAGTTGTATATCCATCACCTTCATCAGAAAGAATAACAAAGATAAGTTTTGCCCCTGATCTTGGAACAATGGTTGCAGCTTCTCCAGTATGAACACCCAATGCTCTTTCCATGAAGAAAATACCAGTTTCATCTGTTCCACAACCACTAATACCTACAGAACTTACATTATTACTAAATGCGGTTGCTCCATTTGCTGATGTTGTCCAACCAGTTCCCCAAAGTGCCCATGCTTTGTTTTGTGCGTTCATTTCACATTGATTCGTTCCTGTGCTTCCCGTTGCGATTACACCTAAACGGAAATCTATACGCTTTGTGTTGAGTTTAGTAAAGAAAGTTGAAGCATTTGTTACCACGGAAGCTTGCTCTCCTGCCATAGAACCAGAGTTATCCACTACCCATACGAAATCTACTTTAGGATCAGCCGCTGCAGTGAAGGTATCAGTCTTACTTGTATTTGTAGAGCCTGTCGGATTAATATTTGTTCCATCCAATAAGCTTGCTAAGAGGGCAGCATTGTTTGCATAATCTGCTTCTCGACTTACGCCTACACCAACTAATTCACTTCCGGTTGAGCTATAAGTAGCTTGTAAAACAACACGGAATGTTGTTGTAGGTGACTCAGAACCAGCACTTACAGGTAAATTAGAAATTGTTCCACCTGGAACAGTTTTTCCGATTTCCTCAATCAAATGGTTGGAAAGTTGAGTTACTGTCATATTTGCATTTACAGTAACTGCTAGAATATAGACAGCAGAGCAATCAGGATTAGTTCCAATTACGTTGGATGAAATTTGGTTGTTTGTTGTAATCTTATCCGGGCTATCATTAATCATAGCAGTTAGCAGTGTTGATCCAAAGTTTGTACAACCAGCAGTTCCACCATAATTTACAGTACTAACAAAACCAGCTACTTCAGCAGGACTTCCTTGATAAGTAATACCAGTGAAATCTCCTGAAGGAGTCGTTCCATTTGTCATTCCAGATGGAACGGTTACGTTGTAACCAGATACAGTGGAATTGGTTGTTGCTGCTGGAGTTGAAGCTGCAGCCCCGATGGTTAATACAGATGTATTACTGGTTACACCATCGAATCCAGGAGTCGGAGTAGTCGGATTAGTTACAATACCATTTGTTCCATTTGCTAAAGTTGCTGTGATGTTTGTTGTTCCTGCTACTAGACCGTAAGCTTTTCCTTTGTCAGAAACCGCATTACTGATTGTAGCGTTTGTTGGAGCAGAAGAGTTCCAAGTAACTATAGATGAAATATCCTGGGTGCTCACTGTGCCATTATCATTAAAAGTTCCAGTTGCTGTGTATTTGCAGGAGCATCAACTACTAAAGTAGTAGATTTAATCTACAATTGCAATCGAAGTTAAAGTAGCTACAGTGATATTCAAAGTAGAAGGGAGGCTAGTAACCATGTTTCCACTAGAATCAGGGAAAGAAGCTGTGATTGTGCTACTTCCTTGTGAAAGTCCAGTCGCTAGACCTATGCTTCCAGTTGAGTTTCCGACGTTCACTTGAGAAGGAGAACCAGAAGTCCAACTAACTAAGTCAGTGATGTCTTGTTTGCTACCATCAGAATAAACACCAACGGCAAAGAATTTCTTAGTGGTTCCCTTTGCAACAGTAAATGGACCAGAAGAAGCAGGTAATCCTGTTCCTGAATTAATGTCATTTCCAATAGAAATCGATACTAGGGTTGCCGATGTTACCGTAAGAGAAGCAGTTGCAGATTTTCCACCGATTGCTGCTGTAATAGTCGCAGCACCAGCCGCAATCCCTCTTGCGATACCACCAGTCGTTGAAGAAGTATCAACTGTTCCGAATGATGTATTAGACGAAGTCCAAACTGCTGTTTTTGTTACATCTGCTGTTGAACCATCTGAGTAAGTAGCCGTAGCAGTAAATGGAAATGTAGTTCCTTTTGCAATTGTTTTTGAATTAGGACTTACTACAATAGAAGAAACTGTAAGAGCGTTGATAGTAACTGCTTTAGATCCAGTTACCCCAATGTAAGTAGCTTGCACATTTACAGAGCCAGCATTTACAGCAGTAAAGAAACCTTTGCTATCTTGAGCATCACTTACAACTGCGTTTGCAGAGCTACTAAGAGACCAAGTAGCCTGTGTTGTAATATCAGAAGAAGTTCCATCAGAATAAATCGCACTTGCTACATAATTCGTTGTGCTTCCCGCTCCAATCGTTGCTACACCAGTTATTGTAATCGAAAGGATTGTTGCATTGTTTAATTGAGTAGTAGTTGTTGCGGCACCACCGTTGGTTACTCCTGGGAATGTTGCTGGAGAAATCAATGTAGCTGTAATCGTTGCTGTTGCAGCTGTGCTCCCACCTGTTCCCACACCGGTAGTAGAATCAATAGCAACACTGTTTGTAGCACTAGAAGACCAATTGACAAGAGAAGAGATATCTTGTCTTGTTCCATCAGAAAAAATACCCGTTGCTACATATTGCGCTGTTCCACCTGGCACTAAACTAGGAACGCTAGTGATTTGAATGGATGAAAGACCTGCATTTGTAACAGTTAAGTTTGCATCACCAGAAATGGATCCGAAGCTTGCACTTACTTTGGCAGGAGTTCCTGTTGAAGTAGCTGCAGAGCCTAAGAATCTACCTTTTTTGGAAGCAACGGTAGATACTTTTTCTGTTTCCGATTTTACAGTCCAAGTGCTTTCTGTAGAAATATTTTTAGTGGTTCCATCCGAGTATACTGCAGTCGCTATGTAATTCGCATGTGTATTCTTTGCGATCGACTGGTCTGCCGGTGTTACCCGAATTTGGGAAAGGGTCGCCCCTGTTACGTTAGTGGCTGGTGAATCACTTTGTAAAGGTGCCCCTGTTGAGTTGTTAGAAGAAAAAGGTAAATACTTTTTCTCCTTCTTAGAACAGCCTGCTGTGAAAAGCAGTGCTGTTACCAATAAATAAATTATTTTTTTCATGACTCTCTTATCTCCATTTTATCTAACTTCATTTGACGCATTTTTATAAAACATTCTTGTAAGGCATTGTACACAAAACAAAAAAATAAAATCCCGAAAAAAAATTTTATTTGTAATTTTATACAAACAGAAAAAACCCAAAATTACTGTGATTTACTTGATTGTATCTTGCAAAATGCAGTCAATAAATATATGGTTGTTTTCTTTCAATGACAATAAGAATGTATATTAGCAAACTCTAATGTTATGCTTTTTTAATAAAGCAAAAAAACATTTCTCTGAGAAAAGATTTTTCAATTGCGACTAACGATTGTATATCTTTACTAGAGAAAATATAATTAAGCAAGATAAAACTTACCTAGAAGCCAATTCTTCTGAATCAATTTGCTTTCTATTTAAAATACTGAGTTCTGTTTTATCAAATATACTATCATAGATGTCATTTTTTGTGTGGGGGGTTTGTGAGGGGGGGGGGGGGGGTGTTTGTGAGAGGGGGCGCGCGCGGGGGGGGGGGGGGGGGGGAAGAAAAGGGGGGGCCCCCCGCGGGCCCCGGGCACGCGGGAAAAAATTCCCTTTTGATTGAAATTAATTTCCATACGTAGGAAAATAAAGAATTTACTAGAATCTTTATTCAGCTAAGAATTGCAAATGAGGGAACAAAATTGAATTCATTCATTCAAAAGATACAAGCCTATATCTATGAAAGCATTGACAACGATTACCAGGATTTGAATTCTAAGTTAAACTATATTTTCACTTTCGTTTTCGTAATAGTAACTAGTCTGATTTTTATTTTCTTCTGGCCTAAAGAAACAAAACAAGCTCCCATTTCAAAAATAGGAATCGCTCTTTATTCTGTTGAGCCGATTCAACCTATTCCATTAAATGTAGAATTATCAGAAGCTAAAGTTGAATTAGGTAAAAAGTTATTTCATGATCCCATTTTATCCAAGGACAATAGCCTTGCGTGTGCAGGTTGTCACGACTTAGAAAAAGGAGGAGTAGATCATTTGCCTAGATCAATAGGCATTAATAAAAAAGAAGGCGAGATCAATGCTCCAACTGTTTTCAATTCCGGTTTTAATTTCAGACAGTTTTGGGATGGACGATCGGAGACATTAGAAGACCAAATCGGTGGACCGCTTGCGAATAGTAGAGAGATGAATAATAGTTGGGAAGAAGTCATACAAAGACTTTCGAGTCATAAAGAATACAATCAATTTTTTTCAATGATCTATGTGGATGGAGTTACTGCGAATAATATAAAAAATGCCCTTGCCGAATTTGAAAAATCTCTTTATACTCCTAATTCACGCTTTGATCAATTCTTACGCGGTGATTCAAATGCACTGACCGAAGAAGAAAAAAAGGGGTATCAATTATTTAAGGATAATGGCTGTATTGCCTGCCACCAGGGAATGAATATAGGCGGAAATATGTATCAAACCTTTGGAGTATTCGGAAATTATTTTCAAGAGAGGGGATCTGCTACAATGGCGGATAATGGCCTGTATAACCTTACAGGCAATGAGCAAGATAGGTATAAATTTAAAGTCCCTTCTCTTCGAAATGTAGCTCTTACCTCTCCCTACTTTCACGATGGCTCTGTAGATACTCTAGAGCGCGCAATTTCTATCATGGCAAAGTATCAGCTTGGAAGAAATCTAGAAGAAGAGGAAATACAACAAGTAGCCGCATTCCTTAGAACTCTCACCGGTGAATACAAAGGGAAAAGTCTGTGAAAAAGAGAAGTCAATTTGCAATTTGGATATTCTGTATTTGTCTCTTGACCTTTTCTTTTTATCAGACAAGGGCTGTTGACTTTCAAAAACTAGAGCGGATATTTGGAGTTATCCAGTTGATTCGAGAGTCGGACACTGCTCTCGATCAAGATATTTTAAAATCTAGATACTATATAATTAAATCCTATGATCCTTTGAATACTTCCCTTTCTCAAATTCAAACAAGTCTAAACGAATTAAGAAGTGATGAGCTTGCCTTGTTAAAAATCGCGGAAGGAAACGAAGATATTAAAATAGCATTTGATAAATATACGGAAGTCTTTTCGTTTCGGAAAATTCTAATAGATAAATTTAAATCGCAAAATGCTATCTTAAAAAATTCTCTTTATTATTTGCCATTATCTGCTATGAAGTCAAAGAATCTCTCCAGTGGAGGTTATAGTTTATTAGTCGATGATATCGTAAGAGAAACATTACTCTATACGAATTCAGGAGATGAAGAGAATAAAAAACTTGCCGAGGCTTCTATTGTTAAATTAAGAAAATTGAACGAACTTTCTACAGGTCAACTCAAGTCAGAAGCGGAAGTATTCATTAAACACAGCGAGAATATTTTAACTAGAAAGAAAGACTTAGACAATATCGTTAAGGATATTATCAATTTGCCTACGAAGGATGCCATAAACTTGCTCTATTACGCGACGACTGGATTCTACAATCGCTTTTTGAATCAGGCGAATCTATATCGTCTGATATTGTATAATCTGTCTATTGGAATGCTACTCTATATTGCACTTGCCATTATAAAGCTTAAGATTGCGAGTGTGGCTATGCAA
Encoded here:
- a CDS encoding Ig-like domain-containing protein, with the protein product MKKIIYLLVTALLFTAGCSKKEKKYLPFSSNNSTGAPLQSDSPATNVTGATLSQIRVTPADQSIAKNTHANYIATAVYSDGTTKNISTESTWTVKSETEKVSTVASKKGRFLGSAATSTGTPAKVSASFGSISGDANLTVTNAGLSSIQITSVPSLVPGGTAQYVATGIFSDGTRQDISSLVNWSSSATNSVAIDSTTGVGTGGSTAATATITATLISPATFPGVTNGGAATTTTQLNNATILSITITGVATIGAGSTTNYVASAIYSDGTSSDITTQATWSLSSSANAVVSDAQDSKGFFTAVNAGSVNVQATYIGVTGSKAVTINALTVSSIVVSPNSKTIAKGTTFPFTATATYSDGSTADVTKTAVWTSSNTSFGTVDTSSTTGGIARGIAAGAATITAAIGGKSATASLTVTSATLVSISIGNDINSGTGLPASSGPFTVAKGTTKKFFAVGVYSDGSKQDITDLVSWTSGSPSQVNVGNSTGSIGLATGLSQGSSTITASFPDSSGNMVTSLPSTLNITVATLTSIAIVD
- a CDS encoding cytochrome-c peroxidase; amino-acid sequence: MNSFIQKIQAYIYESIDNDYQDLNSKLNYIFTFVFVIVTSLIFIFFWPKETKQAPISKIGIALYSVEPIQPIPLNVELSEAKVELGKKLFHDPILSKDNSLACAGCHDLEKGGVDHLPRSIGINKKEGEINAPTVFNSGFNFRQFWDGRSETLEDQIGGPLANSREMNNSWEEVIQRLSSHKEYNQFFSMIYVDGVTANNIKNALAEFEKSLYTPNSRFDQFLRGDSNALTEEEKKGYQLFKDNGCIACHQGMNIGGNMYQTFGVFGNYFQERGSATMADNGLYNLTGNEQDRYKFKVPSLRNVALTSPYFHDGSVDTLERAISIMAKYQLGRNLEEEEIQQVAAFLRTLTGEYKGKSL